Proteins found in one Malassezia vespertilionis chromosome 5, complete sequence genomic segment:
- a CDS encoding DNA-directed DNA polymerase (COG:K; EggNog:ENOG503P6Z5), protein MEPIAPGEEPAVAQPVAHAQQPVSEPFMESAQQPVSEQPSAPALPSVFSEQSAAPTQQPIYAEEPIVPTQSTAYSEQHIMPTQQPTAFAENLTESFAVTQIEEDQTNENITEPGTDAPKHTPAPKRAPRQSLPSEKGTTVFPMARVSKIIKADTAVDICSKEATFLISAATELFVKKFVEEGYTNARLDKRKMIRYNDMARAVQQNGYFDFLQEVVPMPVPLSAALQRREELTEKDGAPKDFELDVSTTDAAPDSNGPVEAVQTTAQSVPAAEESTVQAALDAPPTQSIEAPVADASYERFTW, encoded by the exons ATGGAACCGATTGCTCCCGGTGAGGAGCCTGCTGTAGCGCAGCCTGTGGCACACGCACAACAGCCCGTATCTGAACCGTTTATGGAGTCTGCACAGCAGCCCGTATCTGAGCAGCCTAGTGCGCCCGCACTGCCATCAGTGTTTTCCGAGCAGTCTGCTGCGCCCACACAGCAGCCCATATACGCCGAGGAACCCATCGTACCCACACAGTCAACTGCATATTCCGAGCAGCATATTATGCCCACACAACAGCCCACCGCCTTTGCTGAAAACCTTACGGAGAGCTTTGCTGTAACGCAAATCGAAGAAGACCAGACGAACGAAAACATTACGGAGCCTGGGACGGATGCACCGAAACATACCCCTGCACCAAAgcgtgcgcctcgtcaGAGCCTGCCTTCGGAAAAAGGCACGACTGTCTTCCCGATGGCACGCGTATCCAAGATTATTAAGGCAGATACTGCCGTGGATATCTGCAGCAAAGAGGCTACCTTTTTAatcagcgccgcgacg GAATTGTTTGTGAAAAAGTTTGTCGAAGAAGGGTATACGaatgcgcgcttggatAAGCGCAAAATGATCCGGTACAATGACATGG cacgcgccgtACAACAAAATGGCTACTTTGATTTCCTGCAAGAAGTGGTGCCGATGCCCGTGCCGCTttctgctgcgctgcaacgGCGCGAAGAGCTAACCGAAAaagacggcgcgccgaaagACTTCGAGTTGGATGTGAGTACTACAGATGCCGCACCGGACTCCAACGGCCCGGTCGAAGCCGTGCAGACCACCGCCCAGTCTGTGCCTGCCGCCGAAGAGAGCACCGTTCAGGCAGCACTTGATGCACCGCCCACCCAATCCATTGAGGCCCCTGTCGCGGACGCCAGCTACGAGCGCTTTACTTGGTAA
- the MET3 gene encoding sulfate adenylyltransferase (EggNog:ENOG503NUAT; COG:H), with protein MVNPPHGGELKDLLARDAPIAGELRAEADTLSDLVLSERQLCDLELIITGGFSPLEGFMTKPDYDSVLDKMRLANGALFPIPVTLDVSNEQVQQLHLQSGTRIALRDPRDDAALAIFTVSDLFDIDRKHEAEAVFGADDKAHPSVSYLYEEVKDVLVGGSVQAIAKPQYYDYVELRYTPAELRHHFDKVSWRKVVAFQTRNPMHRAHRELTVRAARQLQSNILIHPVVGMTKPGDVDHYTRVRVYSSLMPRYPKGMATLALLPLAMRMAGPREALWHAIIRKNFGVSHFIVGRDHAGPGNNSQGKDFYGPYDAQDLVRKHEKELGIEMVPFQMMTYLPDTDEYQPVDEIPEGTKTLNISGTELRNRLKSGAHIPDWFSYESVVKTLRESYPPKTSQGFTVFLTGLFNSGKDQIGRALQVKLNEQGGRSVSLLLGDTVRHELSAELGFTPEDRHTNIQRIAFVASELTRAGAAVIAAPIAPYEVSRKTARETIIKSGGSGNFFLVHVATPLEYCERTDRRGVYKKARRGEIMGFTGVDDVYEAPENAALVVDPSTQSIAEITHSIVLLLEAGGLI; from the coding sequence ATGGTCAATCCACCTCATGGCGGCGAATTGAAAGaccttcttgcgcgcgatgcgcctATTGCAGGAGAGCTCCGCGCGGAAGCAGACACGCTGTCTGACCTTGTTTTGAGCGAGCGCCAATTGTGCGACCTCGAATTGATCATCACTGGCGGATTTTCGCCCCTCGAGGGCTTCATGACCAAGCCGGACTATGACAGTGTCTTGGACAAGATGCGCCTTGCCAACGGTGCTCTGTTTCCCATTCCTGTCACTCTGGATGTGTCTAATGAGCaggtgcagcagctgcatctGCAGTCAGGCACCCGCATTGCCTTGCGCGACCCACGCGAcgatgccgcgcttgcaatTTTCACCGTCTCTGATCTCTTTGACATTGACCGCAAGCACGAGGCCGAGGCCGTGTTTGGCGCGGACGACAAAGCGCATCCCTCGGTCAGCTACTTGTACGAGGAAGTCAAGGATGTACTTGTTGGTGGTAGCGTGCAAGCGATTGCAAAGCCGCAGTACTACGACTACGTCGAGCTGCGCTACACACCCGCAGAACTGCGCCACCACTTTGACAAGGTATCCTGGCGCAAGGTTGTCGCATTCCAAACCCGCAACcccatgcaccgcgcccaCCGTGAATTGacagtgcgcgccgctcgccaACTGCAGTCCAACATTTTGATTCATCCCGTGGTCGGCATGACTAAGCCAGGTGATGTGGACCACTACACGCGTGTGCGTGTCTACTCGAGCCTCATGCCGCGCTACCCCAAGGGTATGGCCACGCTTGCTTTGCTTCCgcttgcgatgcgcatgGCTGGGCCGCGCGAGGCACTCTGGCACGCCATCATCCGCAAAAACTTTGGCGTTTCGCACTTTATCGTCGGCCGCGATCATGCGGGCCCCGGAAATAATAGCCAGGGCAAGGACTTTTACGGCCCGTACGATGCTCAGGATctcgtgcgcaagcacgagAAGGAGCTTGGTATCGAGATGGTGCCGTTCCAGATGATGACTTATCTGCCCGACACCGACGAGTACCAACCCGTGGACGAGATTCCAGAGGGAACCAAGACGCTGAACATTAGCGGTaccgagctgcgcaaccgCCTCAAGTCTGGCGCGCATATTCCTGACTGGTTCAGTTACGAGAGCGTGGTCAAGACTTTGCGCGAGAGCTATCCGCCCAAGACCAGCCAGGGCTTTACCGTTTTCCTCACCGGTCTGTTTAACTCTGGCAAGGACCAGATTGGGCGCGCACTTCAAGTCAAACTTAACGAGCAGGGCGGCCGCAGCGTTTCACTTTTGCTTGGTGACACGGTTCGCCACGAACTTTCCGCGGAGCTTGGCTTTACTCCCGAGGATCGCCACACCAACATTCAGCGCATTGCATTCGTCGCCAGTGAGCTCACTCGTGCGGGCGCCGCAGTGATTGCTGCGCCGATTGCCCCGTACGAAGTTTCGCGCAAGACTGCACGCGAGACGATCATTAAAAGCGGTGGCTCTGGCAACTTTTTCCTTGTGCACGTTGCAACGCCGCTCGAGTACTGTGAAAGGACTGACCGCCGTGGTGTGTATAaaaaggcacgccgcggcgagaTCATGGGCTTTACGGGTGTCGACGATGTGTACGAGGCGCCTGAAAACGCAGCTCTTGTGGTGGACCCTTCGACGCAGAGCATTGCAGAGATTACGCATTCCATCGTGCTCCTCCTTGAGGCCGGCGGTCTTATTtaa
- the MIR1 gene encoding mitochondrial phosphate carrier protein (COG:C; EggNog:ENOG503NTWE): MEILGTCKPSAEEGHVGKFVFVTHYVDNIMSYSQNFVGATYPVPAVSVTHGAMTPIDVIKTRIQLDPAVYNKGMFGTLRQIVAGEGAGALLTGVGPTFAGYFLQGGLKFGGYEIFKKMIVEKIGIDAAQQNRMSVYLGASAAAEFVADIALCPLEATRIRLVSQPTFANGLMGGFARIAREEGLRGFYAGFGPILLKQVPYNMAKFATMEVVLEKLLSVTNRTKLSLSPREATVYNLGSGLIAGFAAATISQPADTLLSKINKTKGLPGESTASRLAGMAKELGVKGLFTGLSTRLVMVGTLTALQFGIYGDLKQYLGATNAVEISKVVA; the protein is encoded by the exons ATGGAAATTCTAGGCACGTGCAAGCCGAGCGCAGAAGAAGGGCACGTCGGCAAGTTTGTGTTTGTAACCCACTACGTTGACAATATCATGTCGTATAGCCAGAACTTTGTAGGCGCTACCTACCCCGTCCCCGCTGT CTCCGTCACCCACGGTGCAATGACGCCGATTGATGTGATCAAGACGCGTATTCAGCTTGATCCTGCGGTCTACAACAAGGGTATGTTTGGTACGCTCCGCCAGATTGTTGCTGGTGAGGGCGCTGGTGCGCTGCTTACCGGTGTCGGTCCCACGTTTGCTGGCTACTTTTTGCAGGGTGGTCTTAAGTTCGGTGGCTACGAGATCTTTAAGAAGATGATTGTTGAGAAGATCGGTatcgacgccgcgcagcagaaCCGCATGAGCGTCTATCTCGGTGCTTCTGCGGCCGCCGAGTTTGTTGCCGACATTGCCCTTTGCCCGCTCGAGGCCACTCGTATCCGTCTTGTCTCTCAGCCCACCTTTGCCAACGGCCTCATGGGCGGGTTCGCCCGTATTGCGCGTGAGGAGGGTCTCCGTGGCTTCTACGCCGGCTTTGGCCCCATTTTGCTCAAGCAGGTACCCTACAACATGGCCAAGTTTGCCACCATGGAGGTTGTTCTCGAGAAATTGCTTAGCGTCACTAACAGGACCAAGCTGTCGCTCTCTCCTCGCGAGGCTACCGTTTACAACCTTGGCTCTGGTCTGATTGCCGGTTTCGCTGCCGCGACCATCTCGCAGCCTGCTGACACCTTGCTCTCCAAGATCAACAAGACTAAGGGTCTTCCCGGCGAGAGCACTGCCAGCCGCCTTGCCGGCATGGCCAAGGAGCTCGGTGTCAAGGGTCTTTTCACCGGTCTTTCTACCCGTCTTGTTATGGTCGGTACGCTTACTGCGCTCCAGTTCGGTATCTACGGCGATCTTAAGCAGTACCTTGGTGCTACCAACGCTGTCGAGATCTCCAAGGTGGTGGCCTAA